The following coding sequences are from one Primulina eburnea isolate SZY01 chromosome 15, ASM2296580v1, whole genome shotgun sequence window:
- the LOC140815430 gene encoding uncharacterized protein, with protein MKGVMRFGKKDKLSPRFIGPFEILERVRTLTYRVALPPNLARVHNVFHVSMLRKDMSNPSHVLNYEAFQLTPHLSFEERPTQILDRHEKRLRNKVIQMVKVKWLNQSEEEATWET; from the coding sequence atgaagggtgtgatgaggttcggGAAGAAGGACAAGCTCAGTcctagattcatcggaccatttgagatcctagaGAGAGTTAGGACACTCACATACAGAGTTGCGTTACCGCCAAATCTGGCAAGAGTTCATaacgtgttccacgtctccatgctgcgAAAGGACATGTCGAATCCTTCACATGTGCTTAACTACGAGGCATTTCAGCTGACACCGCACTTATCATTTGAGGAGAGACCTACGCAGATTCTGGACAGACATGAAAAGAGACTCCGGAATAAGGTGATCCagatggtcaaagtcaagtggctgaatcaatccgAGGAGGAGGCCACGTGGGAGACATAG